A single region of the Alosa alosa isolate M-15738 ecotype Scorff River chromosome 6, AALO_Geno_1.1, whole genome shotgun sequence genome encodes:
- the LOC125296095 gene encoding retinoic acid-induced protein 1-like: MEPLNQSNLIHCQDSLLPALDLSMNFKKSHISSRSTEALVKKPTWCDLGTAGQSPMGFSGVRAEHSISQPCPQTPTQDDPKVAHRKPFDTSPRLGSQSRSNGHLLASHFPSVVYNCKAELPKKDMVRNADQEVPRHSSRHPRVNHQNGLASHLPMPKAAGKNAMGSLGCNSNQTNSSTPWVSKSVCPSKGYKTVVESSVGTPPKLPSHNVSYQAITSQGHKVSPIHKKVMVKHIAEVRHSSSPVYIESDDSDVVEVPVSNYSKNTPSPQVSTSPQLSACAQTHHNNHTNTNSTGSSGECGDDAMYIWASEYSTSGVFAAQPPEPTSCNASSDEDFGAPCEVTTVNAQPTPKQQKTKSPGQAKASAGKVPPAKRKRKKHRQAPSSSSSMFAPQEPEIKLKYANLSQKEEKKDSRADANFCPYVRVEVRGVSACTVVNWQEEEEALRKKGRQRSAAPLRPAAQATGTVPSTSCLRLGRLNADSRGMPTQTCSLCGWPANSMGLGDLHGPYYPSKCNPPSKLLDQWDPREVQNTECAGASQGSVENSPGNPSKRPRRDWAKDDCSEAAAVLVADRNSGERWLHEDCSIWSAGVFLIKGRLYGLEEAIRLAEETVCSCCHKVGATLGCFFKGCCNKYHYICALQSGCLLSEDNFSMRCPKHKNKSHRPVTR, from the exons ATGGAACCTCTGAACCAGTCAAACCTGATCCATTGTCAAGATTCCCTTCTGCCAGCTTTGGATCTTTCAATGAATTTCAAAAAAAGCCACATTAGTTCAAGATCCACAGAGGCATTGGTGAAAAAGCCGACTTGGTGTGATCTTGGCACAGCTGGCCAAAGTCCAATGGGTTTTTCTGGTGTCAGAGCAGAACATAGTATTTCCCAGCCTTGTCCGCAGACTCCAACACAGGATGACCCAAAGGTTGCTCACAGGAAACCATTTGATACAAGTCCTCGTTTAGGCTCCCAAAGCAGGTCTAATGGACACCTGCTTGCTAGTCATTTTCCCTCTGTAGTCTACAACTGCAAGGCAGAACTACCGAAGAAAGACATGGTCAGGAACGCTGATCAGGAGGTGCCACGTCACTCAAGTAGACATCCCAGGGTGAACCACCAAAATGGACTTGCCAGCCATTTGCCAATGCCAAAGGCTGCTGGGAAAAATGCAATGGGCTCCCTTGGGTGTAACAGTAATCAGACCAATTCTTCAACACCATGGGTGTCTAAATCTGTATGTCCCTCAAAGGGCTATAAGACTGTTGTTGAAAGTAGTGTTGGTACTCCTCCTAAGCTGCCATCGCATAATGTCTCATATCAAGCCATCACTTCACAGGGGCACAAGGTCAGCCCGATTCATAAAAAAGTAATGGTTAAGCACATTGCTGAGGTCAGACATTCTTCCTCCCCTGTATACATCgagagtgatgacagtgatgtcGTAGAGGTGCCTGTGTCCAACTATAGCAAAAACACCCCAAGTCCCCAAGTATCCACGAGCCCACAGCTATCAGCTTGTGCACAGACTCATCATAATAACCACACTAACACAAATAGCACTGGTTCTTCAGGAGAATGTGGAGACGATGCCATGTACATTTGGGCAAGTGAATACTCTACCTCAGGGGTTTTTGCTGCACAGCCCCCAGAACCCACATCCTGCAATGCATCCTCTGACGAGGACTTTGGAGCCCCCTGTGAAGTGACAACAGTGAATGCACAACCGACACCAAAGCAGCAGAAGACCAAGAGCCCTGGACAGGCTAAGGCCTCGGCTGGCAAAGTCCCTCCTGCCAAGCGCAAGCGGAAGAAGCATCGCCAGGCCCcgtcatcttcctcctccatgTTCGCGCCCCAAGAACCAGAAATCAAGCTGAAATATGCCAACCTGAGCcagaaggaagagaagaaggaCAGCCGGGCGGACGCCAACTTCTGCCCCTACGTGCGCGTTGAGGTCAGGGGGGTTTCCGCCTGCACCGTGGTCAActggcaggaggaagaggaggccttGCGGAAGAAGGGGCGCCAACGCTCCGCTGCGCCGCTAAGGCCTGCTGCTCAGGCCACAGGGACGGTCCCTAGCACCTCCTGCCTGCGCCTGGGCCGCCTGAACGCCGACAGCAGAGGGATGCCCACACAGACCTGCAGCCTGTGCGGCTGGCCCGCGAACAGCATGGGCCTGGGAGACCTGCACGGGCCGTACTACCCCTCCAAATGCAACCCGCCCTCGAAGCTGCTGGACCAGTGGGACCCGAGGGAGGTGCAAAACACAGAATGCGCCGGAGCCAGTCAGGGTTCCGTAGAGAACTCCCCAGGGAATCCCAGCAAGAGGCCCCGCAGAGACTGGGCCAAAGACGACTGCTCCGAAGCTGCTGCTGTGTTGGTGGCGGACCGGAACTCTGGCGAGCGCTGGCTGCATGAGGATTGCAGCATCTGGTCTGCAGGTGTCTTCCTGATCAAAGGGAGGCTGTACGGGCTGGAGGAGGCCATCAGGCTCGCGGAGGAGACT GTTTGTTCATGCTGCCACAAAGTGGGAGCCACACTCGGCTGTTTCTTTAAGGGATGCTGCAATAAGTACCATTACATCTGTGCCCTGCAGTCAG gctgTCTACTGAGTGAGGACAACTTTTCCATGAGATGCCCCAAGCACAAG AACAAGTCGCACCGACCTGTCACTAGATGA